The proteins below come from a single Chryseobacterium capnotolerans genomic window:
- a CDS encoding RHS repeat-associated core domain-containing protein: MKNSVGVLEVADTNNYYPFGLNHIRNNDFGTSNSGSFYSYKYNGKELQETGMYDYGARMYMPDLGRWGVVDAYAEIMRRHSPYNYAFNNPINFIDPDGNSPRKTYGEHSAFNGDYDPNSSLSGYNGMGNSLGMYFANDGGGSFGWERKTFDETQAYRDIMTAYYNGGTAEFVNNNGTWKWWTDYTDPDSGVTGVGTLNMLKRTSGLNSDNKIDFAKTLSSTSWWGNTLIGAGATANIPRSGFFKYNELWHQTKTRGTSFAWQNKWKNPGAKYWRGQQVKGFQGARNLGTKLTVAGGVLLAADIAMSGEVKASHYINGIMLGASTTGVGSIVAGVWFVADMGTGAVNYLNGNGFKTLSDVIDESSVGQSISFEMYDGLY, from the coding sequence ATTAAAAACAGCGTAGGCGTTCTTGAAGTTGCTGATACCAATAACTATTATCCTTTCGGGTTAAACCATATCAGAAACAATGATTTTGGAACCTCAAATTCTGGAAGTTTTTATTCCTACAAATACAATGGTAAAGAACTTCAGGAAACGGGGATGTATGATTATGGTGCAAGAATGTATATGCCTGATCTGGGAAGATGGGGTGTAGTAGATGCTTATGCAGAAATTATGAGAAGGCATTCTCCTTATAACTATGCATTTAATAACCCGATTAATTTCATAGATCCGGATGGAAACTCTCCAAGGAAAACATATGGAGAACACTCTGCTTTTAATGGAGATTACGATCCAAATTCTTCTCTATCTGGCTATAACGGAATGGGAAATTCACTTGGGATGTATTTTGCGAATGATGGCGGAGGTAGTTTTGGGTGGGAACGTAAAACTTTTGATGAAACGCAGGCATATAGAGATATCATGACAGCGTATTACAATGGTGGAACAGCAGAATTTGTGAATAATAATGGGACCTGGAAATGGTGGACAGATTATACAGATCCTGATTCTGGAGTTACAGGAGTTGGAACATTAAATATGTTGAAACGTACCAGTGGATTAAATAGTGATAATAAGATTGATTTTGCTAAGACCTTATCTAGCACATCATGGTGGGGGAACACCTTAATAGGAGCAGGAGCTACTGCAAATATACCAAGGAGTGGATTCTTTAAGTATAATGAATTATGGCATCAGACTAAAACAAGAGGAACTTCTTTTGCATGGCAAAACAAATGGAAAAACCCAGGTGCTAAGTATTGGAGAGGGCAGCAAGTAAAGGGCTTTCAAGGAGCAAGGAATTTGGGGACAAAATTGACGGTTGCCGGAGGTGTATTGTTAGCTGCGGATATTGCGATGTCTGGTGAGGTTAAAGCATCTCATTATATTAATGGAATTATGCTTGGGGCTTCTACCACAGGGGTTGGTTCTATTGTTGCCGGGGTATGGTTTGTAGCAGATATGGGAACAGGTGCAGTTAATTATTTAAATGGTAATGGGTTTAAAACTCTTTCAGATGTGATAGATGAAAGCAGTGTTGGACAAAGTATAAGTTTTGAAATGTATGATGGATTATATTAA
- a CDS encoding RHS repeat-associated core domain-containing protein: protein MGNSFLSSLGSYNAYKYNGKEVQEPGMYDYGARMYMPDLGRWGVVDAYAEAMRRHSPYNYSFNNPVNYIYPDGNAPYNPRDIHGDHSAFNGDFDPNSSLSGYNGMSGSLRMYFANDAGAGYVWGVHTKGEGENHKKRIPDQVSGVKLVVFLIEYSE from the coding sequence ATCGGGAACTCTTTCCTATCTAGTTTAGGTAGCTATAATGCTTATAAGTATAATGGCAAAGAGGTGCAGGAACCGGGGATGTATGATTATGGAGCAAGAATGTATATGCCTGATCTGGGAAGATGGGGAGTTGTAGATGCTTATGCGGAGGCAATGAGGAGACATTCGCCTTATAACTATTCATTTAATAATCCTGTCAACTATATATATCCTGATGGGAATGCTCCATACAATCCAAGAGATATTCACGGAGATCATTCAGCATTTAATGGAGATTTTGATCCTAATAGTTCTTTATCCGGTTATAATGGAATGTCAGGTTCTCTGAGGATGTATTTTGCGAATGATGCTGGTGCTGGCTATGTCTGGGGAGTTCATACAAAAGGAGAAGGAGAAAATCATAAAAAGAGAATACCGGACCAAGTTTCTGGAGTAAAGTTGGTAGTTTTTTTGATAGAATATTCGGAGTAA
- a CDS encoding papain fold toxin domain-containing protein yields the protein MSTNGDHVGVKVGNMVYDNMFPKGLSYSQWISDLGVVFPGMRPPIIKSF from the coding sequence ATTTCTACAAATGGAGACCATGTTGGAGTAAAAGTGGGAAATATGGTGTATGATAATATGTTCCCTAAAGGTCTGTCCTATAGTCAATGGATCAGTGATTTAGGAGTAGTGTTTCCAGGAATGCGTCCACCAATTATAAAATCTTTTTAA
- a CDS encoding RHS repeat domain-containing protein, producing the protein MAFLLTIIYIYQYKGLLGNTRVCFTKNSAGVLEVTDTNNYYPFGLNHIGNSFLSSLGSYNAYKYNGKEVQETEMYDYGARMYMPDLGRWGVVDPLAEAMRRYSPYNYAFNNPVNFIDPDGNSPRKTYGEHSAFNGNYDPNTSLSGYNGMGGAHGMYFANNDGGGFGSEQKGDGTGGALSFNTPEGIRFAFSYFGGGGSVGNLFSMVEQLKKAGWDDPANTQAKFNDIDTLVKKVPALTDFFAITKVEFIDNTGGNCANKAEYQRVWINMNNAQNILKLAFTLGHEMNHSFADLFFSDKFNEITHQSKGSKTTTSSFNFFQEVMALSWEIQLGSDRYGKRSGFEAAQFYYGPNGLGYSQKSIDMVNKYLYELKSAWNFIYNSKLK; encoded by the coding sequence GTGGCATTTTTATTAACAATTATCTATATTTACCAGTACAAAGGCCTCCTTGGAAACACGAGGGTATGCTTTACCAAAAACAGCGCAGGCGTTCTTGAAGTTACCGATACCAACAACTATTATCCTTTTGGGCTAAACCATATCGGGAACTCTTTCCTATCCAGTTTAGGAAGCTATAATGCCTACAAATACAATGGCAAAGAGGTACAGGAAACGGAGATGTATGATTATGGTGCAAGAATGTACATGCCTGATCTGGGAAGATGGGGTGTTGTGGATCCACTTGCAGAGGCAATGAGAAGATATTCTCCTTATAATTATGCATTTAACAATCCTGTTAATTTTATAGATCCTGATGGAAACTCTCCAAGGAAAACGTATGGAGAACACTCAGCTTTTAATGGAAATTACGATCCTAATACATCTTTATCCGGCTATAATGGAATGGGGGGAGCTCATGGGATGTATTTTGCGAATAATGATGGAGGTGGTTTTGGATCGGAGCAAAAAGGAGATGGTACAGGAGGGGCATTATCTTTCAATACTCCTGAAGGAATTAGATTTGCTTTCAGTTATTTTGGAGGTGGCGGAAGTGTAGGGAATTTGTTTTCTATGGTAGAACAGTTGAAAAAAGCTGGATGGGATGATCCTGCTAATACTCAGGCAAAATTTAATGATATCGATACTTTGGTAAAAAAAGTTCCTGCTTTAACTGATTTTTTTGCAATAACAAAAGTAGAATTTATTGATAATACAGGTGGAAATTGTGCAAATAAGGCTGAATACCAAAGAGTATGGATTAATATGAATAATGCTCAGAATATTTTAAAACTAGCTTTTACTTTAGGACATGAAATGAATCATTCATTTGCAGATTTATTTTTTAGTGATAAATTTAATGAAATTACCCATCAATCTAAAGGCTCAAAAACTACTACAAGTTCCTTTAATTTTTTCCAAGAAGTGATGGCTTTATCGTGGGAAATACAGTTGGGCTCTGATAGATATGGGAAACGTTCAGGTTTTGAAGCAGCTCAGTTTTACTATGGGCCAAATGGCTTAGGGTATAGTCAAAAAAGTATTGATATGGTAAATAAATATCTATATGAATTAAAATCGGCTTGGAATTTTATATATAACTCGAAACTGAAATAA